The Nitrospirae bacterium YQR-1 genome has a window encoding:
- a CDS encoding response regulator transcription factor: MRVLIIEDDKILCESLREYLKTKDITADCLEDEREYFNYLNNYTYDVILLDLMLRYLKGEDVLKHIRAKGIGTPVLILTAKDGIADKETCFTLGADDYLIKPFNLRELVLRVKSLSNRSHMHSIIKIDDITVDVDAQVIYKDAVEVNLSKTAWNLFYLLLKHRGEIVYNDTIMGYVWGDKPSSDEIIRTYVKMLRKILPPNAISTYKGRGYKLNL; this comes from the coding sequence ATGAGAGTATTAATAATAGAAGACGATAAGATACTCTGTGAGAGCCTGCGGGAATATCTAAAAACGAAGGACATAACTGCAGATTGTCTTGAGGATGAGAGGGAGTATTTTAATTACCTGAATAATTACACGTATGATGTGATACTGTTGGATTTAATGCTGAGGTATCTTAAGGGTGAGGATGTGCTCAAACATATAAGAGCAAAGGGAATCGGCACGCCGGTGCTCATTCTTACCGCCAAAGACGGCATAGCCGACAAGGAAACCTGTTTCACTCTGGGGGCTGACGATTACCTTATAAAACCGTTTAATCTCAGAGAGCTGGTCTTAAGGGTAAAGTCTCTGTCAAACAGGTCACACATGCACAGTATAATTAAAATAGACGATATAACGGTGGATGTTGACGCCCAGGTGATTTATAAGGATGCCGTGGAGGTGAATCTTTCAAAAACAGCATGGAACCTTTTTTACCTGCTGCTTAAACATCGCGGTGAGATAGTCTATAATGATACGATTATGGGTTATGTGTGGGGAGATAAACCCTCCAGTGATGAAATCATAAGAACTTATGTGAAAATGCTCAGAAAGATTCTCCCTCCAAATGCCATCTCCACATACAAGGGCAGAGGATACAAACTTAACTTGTAA
- the rpmA gene encoding 50S ribosomal protein L27, with the protein MAHKKGVGSTRNGRDSKSKRLGVKRYGGQTVTAGSILVRQRGTKLHPGSNVGIGSDDTLFAKIAGIVKFERKDKTRTKVSVYPAVTVQVAAQG; encoded by the coding sequence ATGGCTCATAAAAAAGGTGTGGGAAGCACACGAAACGGTCGTGACAGTAAGTCTAAGCGTCTTGGAGTAAAGCGCTACGGCGGTCAGACAGTTACCGCAGGCAGTATTCTTGTAAGACAGCGCGGCACAAAACTCCACCCCGGTTCAAATGTCGGAATCGGCTCTGACGACACCCTGTTTGCAAAAATCGCAGGCATCGTTAAGTTTGAAAGAAAGGATAAAACCAGAACTAAAGTGAGCGTTTATCCGGCGGTTACTGTTCAGGTTGCGGCTCAGGGCTAA
- the obgE gene encoding GTPase ObgE has product MKFVDLVTVYCKAGDGGAGCVSFGREKFKPRGAPDGGDGGKGGDIIFRAVTHLNTLLDHKYKKHYEVKRGGHGMGKDMHGADSPALIIDVPVGTVIKNLDSGVVLADLTTEGMEAVVLKGGRGGKGNAHFKSSTLRSPKFAQPGETAQEANLVLELKLIADAGIIGMPNAGKSTLISSISASRAKIASYPFTTLVPNLGVVKLNDYSSFIVADIPGIIEGAHLGAGLGLQFLRHAQRSRLLLHMVDISEGVEVNPVETYEKVNHELSLYSTELAQKPQIVVASKVDAEGDGTLKKTLADFCINNGIPFFPVSAVTHEGINDLISYVSNRLKELPW; this is encoded by the coding sequence GTGAAATTTGTCGATCTTGTAACAGTTTACTGCAAGGCTGGAGACGGCGGCGCAGGATGTGTAAGTTTTGGAAGAGAGAAGTTTAAACCCAGAGGTGCTCCGGACGGCGGAGACGGCGGCAAGGGCGGCGATATAATTTTCAGGGCAGTCACTCACCTCAATACCCTGCTTGACCACAAGTACAAAAAACACTACGAGGTAAAACGGGGCGGCCACGGCATGGGTAAAGACATGCACGGTGCAGACAGCCCCGCCCTTATAATAGACGTTCCGGTTGGTACGGTAATTAAAAACCTTGATTCAGGTGTGGTGTTAGCCGACTTAACCACAGAGGGTATGGAAGCGGTAGTACTCAAGGGAGGACGCGGTGGTAAGGGAAACGCCCATTTTAAATCCTCAACACTTCGCTCACCTAAGTTTGCACAACCCGGAGAGACGGCACAGGAGGCTAACCTTGTACTTGAGCTTAAACTCATCGCCGATGCCGGTATCATAGGTATGCCTAATGCCGGTAAATCCACACTGATATCTTCCATATCAGCAAGTAGAGCAAAAATAGCCTCCTACCCTTTTACAACCCTCGTTCCAAACCTGGGCGTTGTAAAACTTAACGACTACTCGAGCTTTATTGTGGCCGATATTCCTGGAATCATAGAAGGCGCACATCTTGGCGCAGGACTGGGGTTACAGTTTTTGAGACACGCCCAGAGGTCACGGCTGCTGCTTCACATGGTTGACATCTCTGAGGGAGTTGAGGTAAATCCCGTTGAGACTTACGAAAAAGTTAATCATGAACTATCCCTTTACAGCACAGAGCTTGCCCAAAAACCCCAGATCGTTGTAGCCTCCAAGGTTGACGCAGAGGGTGACGGAACCCTTAAAAAAACGTTAGCTGACTTTTGCATCAATAACGGCATCCCTTTTTTCCCTGTTTCAGCCGTCACACATGAAGGTATAAACGACCTTATCTCCTATGTATCAAACAGATTGAAAGAACTGCCATGGTAA
- a CDS encoding general secretion pathway protein GspB: MNNKLPLKLGLPYILCAAMFFSLSGLTLTAQITPDEQAIMKLSQKDYSKYKEVGVSPAEHVKISPESGRKTFNLDDDTENTHTEPEVQTKQEKPTELFTAFIVSLVAITEDRRYAIINGTLLREGAEFEGVQVKKIEQGAVLLAGKHRSEWIKLTKRAN; this comes from the coding sequence GTGAACAATAAGCTTCCGCTAAAACTGGGACTTCCTTACATCCTCTGTGCAGCAATGTTTTTTTCACTGAGTGGTTTAACCCTGACAGCGCAGATAACACCGGATGAGCAAGCCATAATGAAACTGTCACAGAAGGACTACTCCAAATATAAAGAAGTTGGAGTTTCCCCGGCGGAGCACGTTAAGATTTCACCTGAGTCAGGCAGAAAAACTTTTAATCTTGATGATGATACAGAGAATACACACACAGAACCTGAGGTTCAAACTAAACAAGAGAAGCCGACAGAGCTTTTCACAGCCTTTATCGTCTCCCTTGTAGCCATAACAGAGGACAGAAGATATGCTATCATAAATGGAACCCTCCTGAGGGAGGGAGCAGAGTTTGAAGGAGTGCAAGTGAAAAAGATCGAACAGGGAGCCGTTCTTTTAGCGGGCAAACACCGCTCGGAATGGATAAAACTCACTAAGAGGGCTAATTGA
- the rplU gene encoding 50S ribosomal protein L21, translated as MYAIVLTGGKQVRVAPDETLRVDRLDNAVGDSVTIDKVLAFFDGTKLTVGKPYIEGVSVKAEVLEKGRTRKVDVFKMKPRKATRKLHVHRQHYTKIKINEIIGG; from the coding sequence ATGTATGCGATAGTGCTGACGGGGGGCAAGCAGGTGAGAGTGGCGCCTGATGAGACGCTTAGGGTAGATAGGCTGGATAACGCTGTTGGGGACTCTGTGACAATAGATAAAGTGTTGGCTTTTTTTGACGGTACAAAATTAACTGTCGGAAAACCATACATTGAAGGGGTATCAGTAAAGGCGGAGGTATTGGAAAAAGGCAGAACCAGGAAAGTTGACGTCTTTAAGATGAAACCCAGGAAGGCCACAAGGAAACTCCATGTCCACAGACAACATTACACGAAAATTAAAATTAATGAGATAATTGGAGGTTAA